TTACTACAGAACTGGGACAACGACTGGTCTACGACATGCGCAATCAGCTCTATAATCATATCCAACGATTTCCTTTGACGTACTTTGAAAATAATAAGACGGGGGATATTATGAGCCGTCTCATGAACGATGTGAATTCATTGGAACAGGCGATCGTCGGTCCGGTAATTACCTTTATTACTGATATGTTTAAGTTTGGATGGATTGTCTTTATTTGTATAAAGCTTGATGTACAACTTACCGTGATTGCCTTAATTGTTTGCCCCTTTATTTCACTCTGTACCTATAATTTTGGAAAACAGATAAGAAAGGTTTTCCGTGTTCTTCGGGAAAAGACCGGCGACTTGAATGCCTTGATCCAGGATAATATTTCCGGTATTCGGGTTATTGCCGGATTTGCAAAAGAGGATGAAGAATTGAAACGCTTCGAGAAAAAGAACTATGAGAATTATTCGCTCCACGTTCGGATATTAAGGCTGGTTTCTACCCTGAGACCCATCGTTGATTTAATAACAGAAACAGGCGCCGTAGTGGTAATTTGTCTGGGCGGATACAAGGTGCTCAATGGAGAACTCTCTGCGGGAACCTTTGTTATCTTTTTCCCCTATTTACAGATGATGTATGGTCCCATAACGGGAGTAACACGTTTTTATAATCAGGTACAGCGTGCTATTGCTTCCACGGAACGTGTCTTTGATGTACTGGATACGCCGATTGAATTAAAAGATGCCGCAAACGCCTTAGATTTACCTGCTGTTCGTGGGGTGGTTGAATTTCGAAATGTTTCTTTCAGTTATCAAAACAATACTGAAGTCTTATCGGATATCACTATTCATGCCAGACCCGGTCAGATGATTGCCTTCGTGGGGTCCAGCGGTAGTGGGAAAACAACGATTACAAAACTGATTCCCCGTTTTTACGATCCGACGAAGGGGGATATTTTTATTGATGGGTATAACATAAAGAATGTAAAACTCCATAGTCTCCGGAAACAATTGGCAATGGTACTTCAGGAGACATTTCTTTTCAACGATACGGTACGGGTAAATATTGCCTATGCCCATCCGGATGCCTCCGATCACGAAGTGGAGGAGGCGGCAAGGGCTGCTAATGCGCATGAATTTATTGTAGAATTACCGAATGGCTACGATTCTCTTATCGGTGAGCGTGGGGTAAAACTTTCCGGTGGGCAAAAGCAACGTATTGCAATTGCCAGGGCAATTCTTGCAAACCCGCGTATTTTGATTTTGGACGAGGCTACATCTTCAGTTGATACAAAGACGGAACAGCTTATTCAACATGCTATTGATCGCCTGGTGGAGAATCGTACTACTTTTGTGATAGCGCATCGGTTGTCAACCATTTTGCATGCCGATTTGATTGTTGTTCTGGAAAAAGGGAGGATTGTTGAGACAGGATTGCACCAGGAACTTCTTGCCAGTGGCGGCCTCTATAAGAACTTGTATGAGATGCAATTTTATACTGAAGAAAGACCGAAACAGGAAATTATTGAAAGAGAGGTTGAGAAGGCAGAGGGACCTGTTCTGCAGGACCCTCTGCTTGAACTGGACGAATCACCTCAACGGACTAAATGGTCATAATTTATTAAGCATTTGGAGTATTCAAATCCAGTGTCGATTCACACATCAGTTCTCCTTTTTGACCAATTGCACGTACTAGTATCTTTTTGTTTTGCCAGTCTACATTTACCTGACAGAAATTATCTTTTTGGATGAAGTTTCTGGCTTTGTAATCCATTATGGTTCCTTCAGATTCATTAATAACAAAAGTATCCAGTTGGCGTTTGTCTTTAGAATCATGAACGTAATCAGAGGGTTCTCCATCCGCAAACCAAAAAGGCCAATAGAAAGCAGAAGAGGTAATGGAAAATGCCTTTAACTTACTGGCTGCAGCGCTGCCACTGAATTCTATTTCCGCAACATTAGAACAATGAATATCACCGGAAAGAAATACAACGTTCTGTATGTTTTTATTAATAATGTGATTGAGCAGGGATTTTCTGGTTTTCGGAAATGCAGGCCATGCGTCACTATTATTCTTTTGCTTATCACTCTTTATTGTAACTACGGGATTGGGCACAAATACGGTGGGTGAAACAATAAATTTCGGGCGTTCATTGTACGTATTTTGTTGCACGGTAAGCCAGTTGCAAAGATGGTCAAGTTGCGTGGGTTCATTTTCAGGGTCAATTGAGGGACGGCCCAGGAGGTGATTATCATCAAGACAAGGCTCATCATCCTTATAGCGCTGAGTGCGTTCATCAAGCACAAAGAAGGGGAATCCACCACATTCAAAATGGTAAAAAAGTCTTCCGTCAAAATTCCGTGGTCCATGACTCCACTGATAACTCATATACGCCCCAATTGCCAGTTGGAATAGAACACGTTTTTTGCGATCAATAATCCGATCTTGATGCCAATTATCCTCTATTTCATGATCATCCAAAATCATGTAGGCAGGAATATTTCTCAATAATTGACGCATATTCCTTGAACCAAATGCCTCGTGGTAACGGTCCTGAAACTCTTGATTAGTGTCTGTTATTCCAATAGGTACGGTACGGTGAAACATGTCCGCATAAATTTGATCGCCTATCATAAGCACAAATCTCGGATCATTTCCATAGGGATTGTTTTTTATATGGTTCAGGATTGGACCAAAAATCCTATCAGCGTGCTTTTTTTTCCAAAAGAGTCCTGGATAACGACAAGAACCGAGAATAAAACTAAGATCATTTAGCATTCCTTCAGGAAATGTTCTGAATTCGGCCTCTGAATTTTCCTTTGGCAACTTACAGAGTTCCTCTGCCCAGACACATGGGTCAGGAAGACGTCTGGTAAGTTCTTCGTCGCAAACGATTTGATCATTATCAAACGCATCATCCAGGGCTAACGTTCCCATGCGGACCTTATAAGTGGTATCCGGAGTAAGGGCAAACATATCACCATCTCTGTTTAATCCTTTTTCTTTGCCAAGGTTGAAGGTGCCTGTTCTATCATATTCCCGATGGAGGCGAAAATAATATGTTCTCTTTGTGTCACCCGGGTCGGGCTCATCATTGTCTTTTAATACGGTGATAACTCCTATTGTCCGCCGGTTTTCATCCAGGTTTGCGTCATTATCACCAGGGTCTGCTGCCCGAATCCAGAGCCTGCATGAGTTTGATGTCGTATGTCCGACAATTGGGCCCAAACTGGGAGGTCTTATGCTGCTCATGCTATTATTCCTTTCTAGACAAAAATGTATTTATGTATTGAGCACTAGTATCTGAATTTACTTTCCCTGATACTTTTACCATAACTTATGTGAGAATTGCCACAGAGTGTCCACGGGTCCTTTCCCCAATCCCATACAGTGTACATTTGATTCATCCCTGATTTTCCATACCAGCGTTTTTCCCCAGTCCCGGAATTGTTTGGCCTAGTCCTGTTGGATTCACCAGGATGGCCACACCATTATCCAGATTATTTATTCTCTACTGGTATAGACCATTGACCATCAGCAAGATGAGGCGGGTTAAAATGACGTGCCTATTTACTTGAAAATAATAAAAAACTTTTCTGACTCGTTCGGGTTTGGTTGTTCAGGAGCATCTTTATTTTGCGTCATTTTTCTTTTCTGCTAGAATCCGCTCTGATTCCTCCTCAGATTTGCATTGAATACTCTTCGAAACAACATATGAGCCTCCGCTAATACCCAGCAGCGCCCATACGCCATTAGGTATTTCAGGGAATGAGCTGAAATTACTATTAACAATAATCAAAAACAGACTTATAGCGATAACAAAGGTAAAGACCATCAGCTGGAAACGTGACATACTTGCCTCTCCACTGCTTTCATTAATCAGCCCCGCAAGACTTATTTCATTTTTATGGATCTTCCTGAGAACAAGCAAGCCCAAAAGCCCTATAAAAACAGGGATCATCCATGCCGTTACTACTTTCGCAGCTTCCATTTTTATTTCCTCCTTTGTAAAATTAGCGGGAAAGAGTGTTCTTTTTCTTTTGAAGGATCAAAGAATATGACTTGCTTCCCAGGTAAACCATATTGCTTCCACCCATAAACATGAGAACCGCCTGTATGTCCTTTGGGAATTCCGTCGGATTCTCTAATACGCGAAACAGGTAATATCCTGCACTCAATACTGTCATGAATACCAATTGGATTCGAACGGAACTTGTACGTTTACTGCCATTTTTTTCGCAGAATAACCCTTTTATGTTGATTTTTCCAGTCAATATTTGATAGCAAACAATGAGCATCAACATTGAGAGAAAAAACCATACTTCATATTTGACAAATACAATTAATGTGTTCATGTTGGTCCTTTTTCTAGGGGAAGCATTTTTGTATAGCGGTATTCAGGTTTATACCGAAAAATTGTTCAAACTTTCTGTATGTTTCCTCTTGTTGAAAATAATTCAGGTGGTGCACCTGTTTCTCCGGTAAAAAAGTATAATTATGCTTTGGGTCTTCAGGTCCGCTCTCTCCATTAATTTTATGTGGCCAGGGAATAGCCATATGATCCGTATCGACAATTAAATCATTGCGGTCTCCAAAAAATACATCAGCAACACTGTTTGCCATATCATCAACAATTCCTCCATGCACTATGCCGGACGGCTCAAAATTTGATCCAATCGTGTTGTATGTTACTTCAGCGATAGTAACCCCACGGTCTTGGTTCAACTCTTCAATAAAACTTGATTGAGGGTTCATTGACCAGATGCCCGGTATTGCATCTGGTCTTTTCAATTTATCAGAACTGAATTTTATTAATCCGCCGGCAATGCCTGAAAATAATTTTAATGGTGCTATGCCAGAAAGAGAAAAGAGTGTTGAAAGAAAATTAAGCATTGCGGCAATCGAATCCCATTTGTCAGGGTTTGCCAGAGTTGTGCCTTTTGCGGGGCATGCAACCATAATTACTTTATCTACATAGTGATGGCCTTCTAATAATTCGACAAAAGAACGTAAAACAAGTCCTCCACGACTGTGGGTTACCACATCAAATTTAAAATCTTTATCTAAGATATTTTGTTGTATCTGTTCATCTAAGATATTTTTTAATTCAATAGCATTTTCTTTGGGTGTTTTGGATAAGGTATAGTGGTCATATCCCAAAATCAGTGAATAGTTTGATTTTAATTCCGTTAGAATTTCTTTCTGTACGTCCTTGTAATTACCGGAAAGCGAACTTGCTGTTCCATGAATAAAGAGGAGGCCTTTTCTTCCATTTCCGATTTCTTTTTTCATGTCTTCCCAATGAGAAATTGGTTGTTGTTTCCTGATCATTTCAGTAAACCCTTCTTTATAATCTATATACTTTAACCCTTCAGTGATATATTCCTCTTCGAATTTTTTTATTACGTTTTTGATGGTGTCATCAGATCTTTCGGTGATCCAATCCTCTCTGAATTTAAAAACATAAATGACCTTACTCCAGATACCTCTTGTTGTTGTCTCCTGTGCTATGAAGGGGATATAAAATGAACAGATTTTACTTTCCCTTTCCACGGCACACTTTTGAATGGTTGTTGTATTCTTATCCTCAACAGGATTGTATTGAAAGTGCCATTTCCATAGGGAATTTTTTCCATCTTTTTCGCAGGATAAAATAATCGCTCCTTCCTCACCGGGATTGCATCTTATATCAAGTAGGAGGGGCTTTACTGTTTTACCATTCATTGCACGCTGTTCGTTCGGACGGAACTCCAGAAGATTTGTAACGGTAAAATGTTCACTTTCCAACAGGTCAAGGCACTCAGGGTAATAGGCATTACCAAGGGAATTACGTGTTTCACCCTCCGGTCCTTTTTTTGTCATGCTACTCAGATCCCTTATTGTTCCTATAAATTCAGAATTTGACGGAAGAATAATGCCTTGAGATATGGCCCGTTTTACGTTAGGAGTGGAAATATGTATGCGCTGTATTCTTTTTTGTAACCGGGTAGAATCCTTTTGTTTCTTCAATAATTCATCTGGAGAAACATAATCCTTGGGAGGGTGCCCCTCACTGCACAGGAGAGGATGTCCGTGTGTACAGGTTAATATTGAATTGGCAAGTACAGACGATAGTGATAAGAAATTAGATTTCTGTA
The DNA window shown above is from Candidatus Brocadiaceae bacterium and carries:
- a CDS encoding ABC transporter ATP-binding protein/permease, with the protein product MKRNASQRNTYIRLLGYLIPYWRRTTIILFLSALSAYIAVLPTQILGIAVDEIRIADTFLKTTQSEPLNVTSSEDSHSYERENPIPLARPLITTAQYIHKNWFASHNVVLVTLAFLGASFLLMHSFGSGVNMFHGFITTELGQRLVYDMRNQLYNHIQRFPLTYFENNKTGDIMSRLMNDVNSLEQAIVGPVITFITDMFKFGWIVFICIKLDVQLTVIALIVCPFISLCTYNFGKQIRKVFRVLREKTGDLNALIQDNISGIRVIAGFAKEDEELKRFEKKNYENYSLHVRILRLVSTLRPIVDLITETGAVVVICLGGYKVLNGELSAGTFVIFFPYLQMMYGPITGVTRFYNQVQRAIASTERVFDVLDTPIELKDAANALDLPAVRGVVEFRNVSFSYQNNTEVLSDITIHARPGQMIAFVGSSGSGKTTITKLIPRFYDPTKGDIFIDGYNIKNVKLHSLRKQLAMVLQETFLFNDTVRVNIAYAHPDASDHEVEEAARAANAHEFIVELPNGYDSLIGERGVKLSGGQKQRIAIARAILANPRILILDEATSSVDTKTEQLIQHAIDRLVENRTTFVIAHRLSTILHADLIVVLEKGRIVETGLHQELLASGGLYKNLYEMQFYTEERPKQEIIEREVEKAEGPVLQDPLLELDESPQRTKWS
- a CDS encoding caspase family protein, with the translated sequence MAKKALLVGVNNYKYVRALNGCINDVRNMTDILTSLFNFSPHEIRTIVDESVTRNNLMDRLDWLIDEAKEGDVLFFHFSGHGSQVLDRNGDELEDSMDEILCLYDMDFRNSDSYLLDDDFNDIVDRLPKGVNLTVCIDSCHSGTATRDIGLLASELQIPVMKIKTQSRFIEPPSDIGLRNYGNSLKIRRLGAKTREEKRTTGYENSTANHVLLSGCMDEQTAADAFLNNDYHGAFTYYFCKTIRESGGVITYQELIKKVQNRLALNSFSQIPQLNGNQDLQKSNFLSLSSVLANSILTCTHGHPLLCSEGHPPKDYVSPDELLKKQKDSTRLQKRIQRIHISTPNVKRAISQGIILPSNSEFIGTIRDLSSMTKKGPEGETRNSLGNAYYPECLDLLESEHFTVTNLLEFRPNEQRAMNGKTVKPLLLDIRCNPGEEGAIILSCEKDGKNSLWKWHFQYNPVEDKNTTTIQKCAVERESKICSFYIPFIAQETTTRGIWSKVIYVFKFREDWITERSDDTIKNVIKKFEEEYITEGLKYIDYKEGFTEMIRKQQPISHWEDMKKEIGNGRKGLLFIHGTASSLSGNYKDVQKEILTELKSNYSLILGYDHYTLSKTPKENAIELKNILDEQIQQNILDKDFKFDVVTHSRGGLVLRSFVELLEGHHYVDKVIMVACPAKGTTLANPDKWDSIAAMLNFLSTLFSLSGIAPLKLFSGIAGGLIKFSSDKLKRPDAIPGIWSMNPQSSFIEELNQDRGVTIAEVTYNTIGSNFEPSGIVHGGIVDDMANSVADVFFGDRNDLIVDTDHMAIPWPHKINGESGPEDPKHNYTFLPEKQVHHLNYFQQEETYRKFEQFFGINLNTAIQKCFP
- a CDS encoding alkaline phosphatase family protein; amino-acid sequence: MSSIRPPSLGPIVGHTTSNSCRLWIRAADPGDNDANLDENRRTIGVITVLKDNDEPDPGDTKRTYYFRLHREYDRTGTFNLGKEKGLNRDGDMFALTPDTTYKVRMGTLALDDAFDNDQIVCDEELTRRLPDPCVWAEELCKLPKENSEAEFRTFPEGMLNDLSFILGSCRYPGLFWKKKHADRIFGPILNHIKNNPYGNDPRFVLMIGDQIYADMFHRTVPIGITDTNQEFQDRYHEAFGSRNMRQLLRNIPAYMILDDHEIEDNWHQDRIIDRKKRVLFQLAIGAYMSYQWSHGPRNFDGRLFYHFECGGFPFFVLDERTQRYKDDEPCLDDNHLLGRPSIDPENEPTQLDHLCNWLTVQQNTYNERPKFIVSPTVFVPNPVVTIKSDKQKNNSDAWPAFPKTRKSLLNHIINKNIQNVVFLSGDIHCSNVAEIEFSGSAAASKLKAFSITSSAFYWPFWFADGEPSDYVHDSKDKRQLDTFVINESEGTIMDYKARNFIQKDNFCQVNVDWQNKKILVRAIGQKGELMCESTLDLNTPNA